In a genomic window of Salvelinus namaycush isolate Seneca unplaced genomic scaffold, SaNama_1.0 Scaffold35, whole genome shotgun sequence:
- the LOC120040417 gene encoding complement C1q-like protein 2, whose amino-acid sequence MGATLTASERQVKEQKDLLSLRATVEKQSSALQELRATVEEQSSALQELRATVEELKRENRERPKVAFSASLSETKGPFNTDITLVYKHVFTNIGKAYSPVTGIFKAPVSGIYYFRFTAFGFTSKHRRVSLYKGGQLMVTVTDSSTPHDGEDSGSNGVTLQLEKGEEVYTRLKAEHQVYDDGAHHTTFTGFLISA is encoded by the coding sequence ATGGGAGCCACACTGACAGCCAGTGAGCGCCAGGTAAAGGAACAGAAAGACCTGCTTTCACTGAGAGCTACTGTGGAGAAACAGAGTTCTGCACTCCAAGAGCTGAGAGCCACTgtggaggaacagagttctgcaCTCCAAGAGCTGAGAGCCACTGTGGAGGaactgaagagagagaacagagagagaccgaaGGTAGCCTTCTCAGCTTCACTGTCTGAAACCAAAGGACCATTCAATACTGACATCACCCTGGTCTACAAGCATGTCTTCACCAACATTGGCAAAGCTTACAGTCCGGTGACTGGCATCTTTAAGGCGCCGGTGAGTGGAATCTACTACTTCAGATTCACTGCCTTTGGATTCACCTCCAAACATAGAAGAGTGTCCCTGTACAAAGGAGGACAACTTATGGTGACTGTGACTGACAGTAGCACACCACATGATGGAGAAGACAGTGGATCCAATGGTGTCACCCTGCAGCTGGAAAAAGGTGAAGAGGTCTACACACGTCTTAAAGCAGAACATCAAGTCTATGATGACGGGGCTCACCACACCACCTTCACTGGTTTTCTGATCTCCGCTTAG